Proteins from one Limanda limanda chromosome 4, fLimLim1.1, whole genome shotgun sequence genomic window:
- the LOC133000423 gene encoding tensin-2-like — MGCVHSSPGTGRMKTHGLGGDNGGIPVTAEPEVHPEILHLAELAKAGSHDFTERSFKRRRVCDVCKQNIDNPGSFCKDCKAAVHKTCEAKVSPTCTSTSDLRGSTKSTSQKKRGSLPRSKSVELVMEHVMECHYDFDLTYITERIISVFFLPDLEEQRYRRNLQEVASMLKSKHQDKFLLLNLSEKRHDITKLNQKVQDYGWPDLHAPPLDRICAVCKAMETWLTSDPSNVVVLHCKGNKGKTGVIVSAYMHYSKISAGADQALTTLAMRKFCEDKVSSALQPSQNRYIYYFSGLLSGTIKMNSSALFLHQIVIPSLPNFQTRGGFFPFLKIYQSLQLVYTSGVYDPQSSRARKLCVTMEPALLLKGDIMVKCYHRRSQAAEREVVFRVQFHTCTVHGAQLWFGKTELDVACTDDRFPPDATVEFIFSNGPEKMKGRECRQNDASIKVDYKTSDSVVRWDSYENFNLHHQDSMENICHTKGPLDGSLYAQVRKRRGPGSTASPASTNGCLTSSPTVKPQTPSQPQPPSYTSNSSRSPPPTDHLQDASPSTKSPERENTDRASRSGHGEDRAREKTRGKEKDRETAILDDGEPVSSGGLRREHSCCGRGKPKCGDVGWERERGPCLSNGRCLGHCNSIKTHPKSQTLPALPTKSVSPPTNPAHMELCHRHSAHLLPDLPWEHPPPPPPPPLPCLHRPYYPYSPPDHTHPHSNSLPPGNRLCNAEECHFFHYANHSPSTHLSHQSLPSSPYREMFFSSPTPSSGCLCRECSSRREHQSDSVRTFHPFHLDQIQNPHWSQGAGVQPPREVPTLWENENPWELVRDSEFWQCKSPTPVFRVCHSTLDQGPNQEQPRFGHAPHQTYHGPQSLVDVQDGASSGYHTPPPPRHSCPCSHQSSPAESHESRGYVSGYHSGSGSPLPANSPSPGRGRLPEMPSRSREQQLAEVEKAKTDAEEDVSQDSEGKSDSNGPSSTPGLDSDHDYTIIGSSSPTHTEDSVTADSPPQSQETPAQQEPNTNVNKTSTTATETQTSSIFITSSQPSIEPIASPDGAAKITGSPQGSTKSHTSSYTAVIITPIQMQLNGAALPSDTPSDSVAVNSSASLSSSPSSTSPNSLIGSPELPSSPQHSPMATDSGHRLTPDRDSSADNKPPSPVPDGYTTPTFPLASYYYPILNVPHVPYTGYTAVTIPAIQPPLPEKKRLSSSAGSLNTHNSLLRLSSAPSPTHHVSFSSAVGQQRQGSAQCSYKDEADVRVNAKFVQDSSKYWYKPGISRDQAIAVLKDKDPGTFLIRDSNSFQGAYGLALKVATPPPNANINGSKGDPLEQLVRHFLIETGPRGVKIKGCQNESYFGSLSAMVYQHSITPISLPCALRVPEKDLVGELQETQSATHTSTAADLLKQGAGCNVLYLNSVETESLTGPEAVSKATKCTLALSLRPVATVVHFKVSSQGITLTDSKRRLFFRRHYPINTVTFSSLDPQDKRWTNSDSTSSKMFGFVARRTGSSTENVCHLFAEMDPEQPAVAIVNFINKVMLGPQLRR, encoded by the exons TGGCTGAG ctcgcCAAAGCTGGGAGCCATGACTTCACAGAGAGGAGCTTCAAGAGGAGACGCGTGTGTGATGTGTGCAAGCAGAACATCGACAACCCCGGGTCTTTCTGCAAGG ATTGCAAGGCTGCAGTTCACAAGACTTGTGAAGCAAAG GTGTCTCCCACCTGCACCTCAACATCAGATCTG AGAGGCTCCACTAAATCTACATCCCAGAAGAAAAGAGGCTCCTTACCGAG GAGTAAAAGTGTGGAGCTAGTGATGGAGCATGTGATGGAGTGCCACTACGACTTTGACCTCACCTACATCACAGAGAGGATCATCTCCGTCTTCTTCCTGCCAGACCTGGAGGAACAGCGCTACCGCAGGAACCTCCAGGAAGTGGCCTCTATGCTGAAATCCAAGCACCAAGACAAGTTTCTG CTACTGAATTTATCAGAAAAGAGACATGACATCACCAAACTCAACCAAAAG GTGCAGGACTATGGCTGGCCTGATCTTCACGCCCCCCCCCTGGACAGGATCTGTGCCGTCTGTAAGGCAATGGAGACttggctgacctctgaccccagtaACGTAGTGGTCCTCCACTGCAAG ggaaacaaagggaagacgGGGGTGATCGTGTCGGCCTACATGCACTACAGCAAGATATCCGCTGG AGCGGACCAGGCTCTCACCACACTGGCCATGAGGAAGTTCTGCGAAGACAAAGTGTCCTCCGCGCTACAGCCCTCTCAGAACAG GTACATCTACTACTTTAGCGGCCTGCTGTCAGGCACCATCAAAATGAACAGCAGTGCTCTGTTCCTCCACCAGATCGTCATTCCCTCGTTACCAAACTTCCAGACAAGAGGAG gtttctttcctttcctgaAGATCTATCAGTCTCTACAGCTGGTCTACACCTCAGGCGTCTA tgatcCTCAGAGCTCCAGGGCGAGGAAGCTGTGTGTGACTATGGAGCCTGCACTGTTATTGAAGGGGGACATTATG GTGAAGTGCTATCACCGGCGGAGtcaagcagcagagagagaggtggtCTTCAGAGTCCAGTTTCACACCTGCACCGTGCACGGAGCCCAGCTGTGGTTTGGCAAGACTGAACTGGACGTGGCCTGCACAG ATGACAGGTTCCCTCCCGATGCCACAGTCGAGTTCATCTTCTCTAATGGGCCAGAAAAAATGAAAG GTCGAGAATGCCGTCAGAATGACGCCTCTATCAAAGTGGACTATAAGACCTCAGACTCTGTGGTCAGATGGGATTCTTATGAGAACTTCAACCTGCATCACCAAGACAGCATGGAGA ATATCTGTCATACGAAGGGCCCTCTGGATGGCAGTCTGTACGCACAGGTGAGGAAGAGACGTGGGCCGGGTTCGACTGCTTCACCAGCGTCTACCAACGGATGCCTCACCAGCAGCCCAACAGTGAAGCCCCAAACTCCCAGCCAGCCCCAGCCTCCCAGCTACACCAGTAACTCCAGTCGCTCTCCACCACCAACTGATCATCTGCAAGATGCCTCTCCATCCACAAAGAGCcctgaaagagaaaacactgacCGTGCGTCGAGGAGTGGACATGGGGAAGACAGAGCAAGAGAGAAGACacgagggaaagaaaaggataGGGAGACGGCTATTTTAGATGACGGAGAGCCTGTAAGTTCAGGAGGTTTGAGGCGAGAGCACTCATGTTGTGGTCGTGGAAAACCAAAGTGTGGCGATGTGGGGtgggagagggagcgagggcCCTGCCTTTCTAATGGTCGTTGCCTCGGACATTGCAACAGCATTAAGACTCATCCAAAGAGTCAGACGCTGCCTGCTTTACCAACCAAATCTGTGTCCCCTCCCACCAATCCAGCTCATATGGAACTCTGCCATCGCCACAGTGCCCATCTGTTACCAGACTTGCCATGGGAacatccaccaccacctccgCCCCCACCCCTGCCCTGTCTCCACAGGCCCTACTACCCTTATTCTCCCCctgaccacacacacccacacagcaaCTCCCTACCTCCCGGCAACAGACTCTGCAATGCGGAGGAGTGTCACTTCTTCCATTATGCCAACCACAGCCCGTCTACTCATCTGTCCCATCAGTCACTGCCCTCCAGCCCTTACAGGGAAATGTTCTTCAGCTCTCCAACACCGTCCTCTGGTTGCCTCTGTCGAGAGTGCTCCAGCAGGCGAGAGCACCAGTCCGACTCAGTCAGAACATTCCACCCGTTTCACCTCGACCAAATACAGAACCCGCACTGGTCCCAAGGAGCAGGGGTGCAACCACCAAGAGAGGTGCCTACGCTGTGGGAAAACGAAAATCCATGGGAGCTGGTGAGAGATTCCGAGTTTTGGCAGTGCAAATCACCCACCCCTGTGTTCCGGGTCTGCCACTCCACCTTGGATCAAGGTCCAAACCAGGAGCAGCCGAGATTTGGCCACGCACCCCACCAGACCTACCACGGTCCCCAGTCTCTGGTGGACGTGCAGGACGGAGCCAGCAGTGGGTACCacacccctccaccaccccgCCACTCCTGCCCCTGCTCTCATCAGTCATCCCCGGCTGAGAGCCACGAGAGCCGGGGTTACGTCTCGGGATACCACTCTGGATCGGGCTCGCCTCTACCTGCTAACAGCCCGTCTCCTGGGAGAGGCAGGCTGCCTGAGATGCCGTCCAGATCCAGAGAACAGCAGCTTGCTGAAG TGGAAAAGGCAAAAACCGATGCAGAGGAGGACGTATCCCAGGATTCAGAGGGTAAATCAGACTCTAATGGCCCATCAAGCACCCCTGGactggactctgatcatgactACACAATAAttggcagcagcagccccacacacactgaagacag TGTAACAGCTGACAGCCCTCCTCAAAGCCAAGAAACCCCTGCACAGCAAGAACCCAACACAAATGTTAACAAAACAAGCACAacagcaacagaaacacaaacttcaAGCATATTTATAACCTCATCACAGCCATCAATTGAGCCGATAGCAAGTCCTGATGGTGCAGCAAAGATCACAGGAAGCCCCCAGGGATCTACCAAGTCACATACTTCAAGTTACACTGCTGTCATCATCACTCCGATCCAAATGCAACTCAATGGTGCTGCTCTTCCCAGCGATACTCCATCCGATAGTGTAGCTGTGAACTCGTCTGCCAGTCTCAGCTCTAGCCCCTCCTCCACTTCCCCAAATTCTCTTATTGGCTCCCCAGAGCTGCCGTCTTCTCCCCAGCACTCTCCAATGGCGACAGACTCGGGCCATAGACTGACTCCAGACCGAGACAGCTCAGCTGACAACAAACCTCCGTCACCTGTTCCTGACGGTTATACCACGCCCACTTTTCCCTTAGCGTCCTATTACTACCCAATCCTGAATGTCCCCCATGTCCCGTACACGGGGTACACTGCAGTCACTATCCCCGCCATCCAGCCACCACTCCCGGAGAAGAAacgcctctcctcctccgcaggGTCCCTGAACACGCACAACTCTCTTCTGAGACTCTCCTCAGCTCCCTCCCCAACGCACCATGTGAGTTTCTCCTCCGCTGTGGGACAGCAGAGACAAGGGTCTGCACAGTGTAGTTACAAGGACGAGGCAGACGTCAGGGTTAACGCTAAGTTTGTCCAGGATAGTTCCAAATACTGGTACAAACCAGGCATCTCCAGAGACCAAG CTATAGCTGTGTTGAAGGACAAGGACCCCGGAACCTTTCTTATCAGAGACAGTAACTCCTTCCAGGGGGCGTACGGCCTGGCCCTCAAAGTGGCCACCCCCCCTCCTAATGCCAACATCAATGGCAGCAAAG GAGATCCTCTGGAACAGCTGGTGAGACATTTCCTCATCGAGACTGGGCCACGAGGAGTGAAGATCAAGGGCTGTCAGAACGAGTCCTACTTCG GAAGTTTATCTGCCATGGTGTACCAGCATTCAATTACACCCATCTCTCTACCCTGTGCCCTCCGCGTCCCAGAAAAAG ATCTGGTCGGGGAACTTCAAGAGACGCAGAGTgcaacacacaccagcacagcaGCCGACCTCCTCAAACAAGGAGCAG GCTGCAACGTGCTTTACCTGAACTCAGTGGAGACCGAATCACTGACGGGGCCGGAGGCAGTTTCCAAGGCAACCAAGTGCACTTTGGCTCTGAGCCTGCGTCCAGTGGCGACGGTGGTCCACTTTAAAGTGTCCTCTCAGGGGATCACTCTGACAGACAGCAAAAGAAG ACTGTTCTTCAGGAGACACTACCCAATCAACACTGTCACTTTCAGCAGCCTTGACCCCCAAGACaagag GTGGACTAACTCTGATAGCACATCAAGCAA GATGTTCGGCTTTGTGGCCAGGCGGACGGGCAGTTCCACAGAAAACGTCTGTCACCTGTTTGCAGAGATGGACCCCGAGCAGCCAGCTGTCGCCATCGTCAACTTTATCAACAAAGTCATGCTGGGACCTCAGCTGCGGAGATGA